One Methylobacterium sp. AMS5 genomic region harbors:
- the gyrB gene encoding DNA topoisomerase (ATP-hydrolyzing) subunit B: protein MADSPNTEHADSYGAESIRVLKGLDAVRKRPGMYIGDTDDGSGLHHMIYEVVDNAIDEALAGHADLVTVTLNADGSVTVSDNGRGIPTDIHREEGVSAAEVIMTQLHAGGKFDQNSYKVSGGLHGVGVSVVNALSTSLKLRIWRAGKEHRMEFRHGDAVAPLEVVGPAGDRRGTEVTFLPSTETFTMVEFDYPTLEKRLRELAFLNSGVRIVVTDARHAEHKREELCYEGGVEAFVRYLDRSRKPVDGMTKPVTVLGERDGIRVEVALWWNDSFNETVLPFTNNIPQRDGGTHMAGFRAALTRQLTGYAESSGIAKREKVSLTGDDCREGLTAVISVQVPDPKFSSQTKDKLVSSEVRPAVENILNEGLSTWLEENPAQAKSVMGKVVLAAAAREAARKARETITRKGALDIASLPGKLADCQERDPSKCELLLVEGDSAGGSAKQGRDRTFQAVLPLRGKILNVERVRADRMLSSAEIGTLITALGAGIGRSSTDREGFNPDKLRYHRIIIMTDADVDGSHIRTLLLTFFFRQMPELIDRGHLYIAQPPLYKAERGRRVLYLKDERALEDYLIDQGVEGAVLRLASGTEFGGAQLKTLVEEARAFRGILHGLHTRYDRSVVEQSVLAGAFAKDLAENPGEAEVLADRTAKRLDRIADEIEKGWTGAASEGGYVFSRTLRSVTQVANLDATLLASQEARRLAERAETLREIYEEPVTLARKGDETELYGPVGLFEAVMAFGRKGLQLQRYKGLGEMTAQQLWETTLDRDVRSLLQVKVKDTTDADDLFVKLMGDVVEPRREFIQENALSVANLDV, encoded by the coding sequence ATGGCTGACTCCCCGAACACCGAACACGCCGATAGCTACGGCGCGGAATCGATCCGCGTGCTCAAGGGCCTGGACGCCGTCCGCAAGCGGCCCGGCATGTATATCGGCGATACCGACGACGGCTCCGGCCTGCACCACATGATCTACGAGGTGGTGGACAACGCCATCGACGAGGCGCTCGCGGGCCACGCGGACCTCGTGACGGTGACGCTCAACGCCGACGGCTCGGTGACGGTCTCCGACAACGGGCGCGGCATCCCCACCGACATCCACCGGGAAGAAGGGGTTTCGGCGGCCGAGGTCATCATGACCCAGCTCCATGCCGGCGGAAAGTTCGACCAGAACTCCTACAAGGTCTCCGGCGGCCTGCACGGCGTCGGTGTCTCCGTCGTCAACGCGCTCTCCACCAGCCTGAAGCTGCGGATCTGGCGCGCTGGCAAGGAACACCGCATGGAGTTCCGCCACGGTGACGCGGTGGCACCGCTGGAAGTCGTCGGTCCTGCGGGTGATCGGCGCGGCACGGAGGTGACCTTCCTGCCGTCGACCGAAACCTTCACCATGGTGGAGTTCGACTACCCGACGCTGGAGAAGCGTCTGCGCGAGCTGGCCTTCCTCAATTCGGGCGTGCGCATCGTCGTGACCGACGCGCGCCATGCCGAGCACAAGCGCGAGGAGCTCTGCTACGAGGGCGGCGTCGAGGCGTTCGTGCGCTATCTCGACCGGTCCCGGAAGCCGGTCGACGGCATGACGAAGCCCGTGACCGTGCTGGGCGAGCGCGATGGCATCCGCGTCGAGGTGGCGTTGTGGTGGAACGACTCGTTCAACGAGACCGTCCTGCCGTTCACCAACAACATCCCGCAGCGCGACGGCGGCACCCACATGGCGGGCTTCCGCGCCGCCCTGACGCGCCAGCTCACCGGCTATGCCGAATCCTCGGGTATCGCCAAGCGCGAGAAGGTCTCGCTCACCGGCGACGATTGCCGCGAGGGGCTGACCGCGGTCATCTCCGTGCAGGTGCCGGACCCGAAATTCTCGTCGCAGACCAAGGACAAGCTCGTCTCCTCCGAGGTCCGCCCGGCGGTCGAGAACATCCTCAACGAGGGCCTCTCGACCTGGCTCGAGGAGAACCCGGCCCAGGCGAAATCGGTGATGGGCAAGGTCGTGCTCGCGGCCGCCGCCCGCGAGGCGGCGCGCAAGGCGCGCGAGACCATCACCCGCAAGGGCGCGCTCGACATCGCCTCGCTGCCCGGCAAGCTCGCCGATTGCCAGGAGCGCGATCCGAGCAAGTGCGAGTTGCTGCTGGTGGAGGGTGATTCCGCCGGCGGATCGGCCAAGCAGGGCCGTGACCGTACCTTCCAGGCGGTGCTTCCGCTGCGCGGAAAGATCCTCAACGTCGAGCGCGTGCGCGCCGACCGGATGCTGTCCTCGGCCGAGATCGGCACGCTGATCACCGCGCTCGGCGCCGGCATCGGCCGGTCGAGCACCGACCGCGAAGGCTTCAACCCGGACAAGCTGCGCTACCACCGCATCATCATCATGACCGATGCGGACGTGGATGGCTCGCATATCCGGACATTGCTGCTGACGTTCTTCTTTCGGCAGATGCCGGAACTCATCGACCGCGGACACCTCTACATCGCCCAGCCGCCGCTCTACAAAGCGGAGCGTGGCCGGCGCGTCCTCTACCTCAAGGACGAGCGGGCGCTTGAGGATTACCTGATCGATCAGGGCGTCGAGGGCGCCGTGCTCCGGCTGGCCTCCGGCACCGAATTCGGGGGGGCCCAGCTCAAGACCCTGGTCGAGGAAGCGCGCGCCTTCCGTGGCATCCTGCACGGGCTCCACACCCGCTACGACCGCTCGGTGGTCGAGCAATCGGTTCTGGCTGGCGCCTTCGCCAAGGATTTGGCCGAGAATCCCGGCGAGGCCGAGGTGCTGGCCGACCGCACCGCCAAGCGCCTCGACCGGATCGCCGACGAGATCGAGAAGGGTTGGACCGGGGCGGCTTCGGAGGGCGGCTACGTCTTCAGCCGGACGCTTCGCAGCGTGACGCAGGTTGCCAATCTCGACGCGACGCTGCTCGCCTCGCAGGAAGCCCGCCGTCTTGCCGAGCGGGCGGAGACCCTGCGCGAGATCTACGAGGAGCCGGTGACGCTTGCCCGCAAGGGGGACGAGACCGAACTCTACGGTCCTGTGGGCCTGTTCGAGGCGGTGATGGCGTTCGGCCGGAAGGGTCTCCAGCTTCAGCGCTACAAGGGCCTCGGCGAGATGACCGCCCAGCAGCTTTGGGAAACGACGCTCGATCGCGACGTGCGCTCCCTGCTGCAGGTGAAGGTCAAGGATACGACCGACGCCGACGACCTGTTCGTCAAGCTGATGGGTGACGTGGTGGAGCCGCGCCGCGAGTTCATCCAAGAGAACGCGCTGAGCGTCGCGAACCTCGACGTGTGA
- a CDS encoding ATP-binding protein, which yields MAAPVRPSATAPSRTGTLAGAFGRVRKIWRRLSRAIGDALPKGLYARSLIIIIAPMVLLQSVIAYTFMERHWQLVTRRLSAAVTADVAALMDIYESYPQDRNAETLSRIAGERLNLDIDILKGAKLPNPGPRPFFSILDEVLSEEIRRQIRRPFWIDTVGRSNLIEIRVAIPEGVMRVTARRNQAYASNSHIFLLWMTGSSLVLLGVAILFLRNQIKPILRLSAVAEGFGKGREIEFKPRGAREVRQAGHAFIEMKRRIERAMEQRTAMLNGVSHDLRTIITRFKLSLALVEQTPEVEDLQRDVDEMSRMLEGYLAFARGDSAETAAETDMRTVLEDLRSDVERLGAHVEAVEIEGSPLVTVRPDAMRRCLFNLAANAARYADTVAISGKREHRAFLVAIDDDGPGIPPESREDVFKPFVRLDDARQDAGGSGLGLAIARDIARAHGGDVSLHDSPLGGLRATVRIPA from the coding sequence ATGGCGGCCCCCGTCCGCCCCTCCGCGACCGCACCGTCTCGAACCGGCACCCTCGCCGGGGCGTTCGGTCGCGTTCGGAAAATCTGGCGGCGCCTCAGCCGCGCCATCGGCGACGCCTTGCCGAAGGGCCTCTACGCCCGCTCGCTGATCATCATCATCGCGCCGATGGTGCTGCTGCAATCGGTGATCGCCTACACCTTCATGGAGCGGCACTGGCAGCTCGTGACCCGCCGGCTGTCGGCGGCCGTGACCGCCGACGTCGCTGCGCTGATGGACATCTACGAGTCCTATCCGCAGGACCGGAACGCGGAGACGCTCTCGCGCATCGCCGGGGAGCGGCTGAACCTCGACATCGACATCCTGAAAGGCGCCAAGCTGCCGAATCCGGGGCCGCGCCCGTTCTTCTCGATTCTCGACGAGGTCTTGTCGGAAGAGATCCGCCGTCAGATCCGCCGCCCGTTCTGGATCGACACGGTGGGGCGCTCGAACCTCATCGAGATCCGCGTGGCGATCCCCGAGGGCGTGATGCGGGTCACCGCCCGGCGCAATCAGGCCTACGCCTCGAACTCGCACATCTTCCTGCTCTGGATGACCGGATCCTCGCTGGTGCTGCTCGGCGTGGCGATCCTGTTCCTGCGCAACCAGATCAAGCCGATCCTGCGGCTGTCGGCGGTGGCCGAGGGGTTCGGCAAGGGCCGCGAGATCGAGTTCAAGCCTCGCGGCGCCCGCGAGGTCCGGCAGGCCGGGCACGCCTTCATCGAGATGAAGCGCCGCATCGAGCGCGCCATGGAGCAGCGCACGGCGATGCTCAACGGGGTGAGCCACGACCTGCGCACCATCATCACCCGCTTCAAGCTCTCGCTCGCCCTGGTCGAGCAGACGCCGGAGGTGGAGGATCTCCAGCGCGACGTGGACGAGATGAGCCGGATGCTCGAGGGCTATCTCGCCTTCGCGCGGGGTGATTCCGCCGAGACCGCCGCCGAGACCGACATGCGAACCGTGCTGGAGGATCTGCGCAGCGACGTCGAGCGGCTCGGCGCCCATGTCGAGGCGGTGGAGATCGAGGGCAGCCCGCTCGTCACGGTGCGGCCCGATGCGATGCGCCGCTGCCTGTTCAACCTCGCCGCCAACGCCGCCCGCTATGCCGACACCGTGGCGATCTCGGGCAAACGCGAACATCGCGCCTTCCTCGTCGCGATCGACGACGACGGGCCCGGCATCCCGCCGGAGAGCCGCGAGGACGTGTTCAAGCCGTTCGTGCGTCTCGACGATGCGCGCCAGGATGCCGGCGGCTCCGGGCTCGGTCTCGCCATCGCCCGCGATATCGCTCGGGCGCATGGCGGCGATGTCAGCCTGCACGACAGCCCACTCGGCGGATTGCGGGCGACGGTGCGCATCCCCGCCTGA
- the mscL gene encoding large conductance mechanosensitive channel protein MscL — protein MLEEFKKFALRGNVVDLAVGVIIGAAFGAIVNSLVQDVIMPIIGAVTGGLDFSNYYIPLSSKVQAGLPYAEAKKVGAVIGYGQFLTLAVNFTIIAFVLFMVIRAMNALKSREEAKPKPEAEVPAEVKLLGEIRDLLAARRV, from the coding sequence ATGTTGGAAGAGTTCAAGAAATTTGCGTTGCGCGGCAATGTGGTCGATCTCGCCGTCGGCGTGATCATCGGCGCGGCGTTCGGCGCCATCGTCAATTCGCTGGTTCAGGACGTCATCATGCCGATCATCGGCGCAGTGACCGGCGGGCTCGATTTCTCGAACTACTACATCCCGCTGTCCTCCAAGGTGCAGGCGGGCCTGCCCTATGCCGAGGCGAAGAAGGTCGGAGCGGTGATCGGCTACGGTCAGTTCCTGACGCTCGCCGTCAACTTCACCATCATCGCCTTCGTGCTGTTCATGGTGATCCGCGCCATGAACGCCCTGAAATCCCGGGAGGAGGCCAAGCCGAAGCCCGAGGCCGAGGTGCCGGCCGAGGTGAAGCTTTTGGGTGAGATCCGGGACCTGCTGGCGGCGCGACGGGTATGA
- a CDS encoding MarR family transcriptional regulator produces MSRAMTPDADTALQASCETPRPACHETGGDSDDLIELLFFAYRDFVGDPDRILAQYGFGRAHHRVLHFVDRYPGLTIAELLDILRITKQSLNRVLKDLIDQGYVEQQTGTSDRRQRLLFCTPSGRALTADLTRVQVRRIVRALDAPSVDDEAESGREARAASAQDFLLAMIEPAERAAIRRLMARRTTGRA; encoded by the coding sequence GTGAGCCGTGCGATGACGCCAGACGCCGACACGGCGCTACAAGCTTCCTGTGAAACTCCTCGCCCAGCTTGCCACGAGACGGGGGGTGACAGCGACGATTTGATCGAGCTTCTGTTCTTCGCCTATCGCGATTTCGTCGGTGATCCCGACCGGATCCTGGCGCAGTACGGCTTCGGCCGGGCGCATCACCGGGTGCTTCACTTCGTCGATCGCTATCCCGGCCTCACCATCGCCGAACTCCTCGATATCCTGCGCATCACCAAACAGAGCCTCAACCGGGTACTCAAGGATTTGATCGATCAGGGCTATGTCGAGCAGCAGACCGGCACGAGCGACCGGCGCCAGCGGCTCCTGTTCTGCACCCCGTCCGGCCGGGCGCTGACGGCCGACCTGACGCGGGTTCAGGTCCGCCGGATCGTGCGGGCGCTCGACGCGCCCTCCGTGGACGACGAGGCCGAGAGCGGACGCGAGGCCCGAGCGGCCTCCGCCCAGGATTTCCTGCTCGCGATGATCGAGCCGGCCGAGCGCGCCGCGATCCGTCGGCTGATGGCGCGCCGCACGACGGGGCGCGCCTGA
- a CDS encoding DUF937 domain-containing protein, giving the protein MYTMFDILQSQGDASVRAFGQQFGLSPEQTRRAMEALLPALSMGMQRNAAADPMGFGRMFGLGQPGKAPPQAGADLFSGLFGSPMIAQAVIQHASAASGVGSQALRQMLPVMAGMIVAGIVHLLLNPPAGAPAAEPPPSAYPVGTLWTDWLNGLTAAAGQMASPSPPAARKPEPRPAVRKAEAAPAPDATKASMEVIQQMLQTGAEVQEQNVKAMKDAFDAFWSQPKPEDTKPEAGAAPAPSPAAGREPASAKRKPVGPK; this is encoded by the coding sequence ATGTACACGATGTTCGACATCCTGCAGAGCCAGGGCGACGCGAGCGTGCGGGCCTTCGGGCAGCAGTTCGGTCTCTCGCCGGAGCAGACCCGCCGCGCCATGGAGGCGCTGCTGCCGGCCCTGTCGATGGGCATGCAACGCAACGCTGCGGCCGATCCGATGGGGTTCGGGCGCATGTTCGGGCTCGGCCAGCCGGGAAAAGCGCCGCCACAGGCCGGTGCGGATCTGTTTTCGGGGCTGTTCGGCTCACCCATGATCGCTCAGGCGGTGATCCAGCACGCATCGGCGGCGAGCGGCGTCGGGAGTCAGGCCCTCAGGCAGATGCTGCCGGTCATGGCTGGTATGATCGTGGCCGGCATCGTCCACCTGCTCCTCAATCCGCCTGCCGGGGCGCCGGCCGCCGAGCCCCCGCCCTCCGCCTACCCAGTCGGCACGCTCTGGACGGACTGGCTCAACGGCCTCACCGCCGCGGCGGGACAGATGGCCTCCCCTTCCCCGCCCGCGGCGCGCAAGCCCGAGCCGCGACCGGCCGTCCGTAAGGCAGAGGCGGCACCGGCACCGGATGCGACCAAAGCCTCGATGGAAGTGATCCAGCAGATGCTCCAGACCGGAGCCGAGGTTCAGGAGCAGAACGTCAAGGCGATGAAGGACGCGTTCGACGCGTTCTGGAGCCAGCCGAAGCCGGAGGATACGAAGCCCGAAGCCGGAGCTGCTCCGGCCCCCTCCCCGGCCGCCGGGAGGGAGCCGGCTTCCGCCAAGCGCAAGCCGGTCGGGCCGAAATAG
- a CDS encoding MBL fold metallo-hydrolase, producing the protein MPATPRAAIIPVTPFQQNCTLIWDDATKVGAVVDPGGDLDRIEAAIRAQGVTVEKILLTHGHIDHAGGAAELKERLGVPVEGPHEADKFLLDSLPETGANYGLDGARAITPDRWLNEGDTVTVGGLAFDIWHAPGHSPGSVVFMSRDARFALVGDVVFQGSVGRTDLPGGSHEQLIRMIREKVLPLGDDVAFIPGHGPTGTLGQERMTNPFLQG; encoded by the coding sequence ATGCCCGCCACGCCCCGCGCCGCGATCATCCCGGTCACCCCGTTTCAGCAGAATTGCACGTTGATCTGGGACGACGCCACCAAGGTCGGCGCCGTGGTCGATCCCGGCGGAGACCTGGACCGGATCGAGGCGGCGATTCGCGCGCAGGGCGTCACGGTCGAGAAGATCCTGCTCACGCACGGTCATATCGACCATGCCGGCGGCGCCGCCGAGCTGAAGGAACGTCTCGGCGTTCCCGTCGAGGGCCCGCACGAAGCCGACAAATTCCTGCTCGATTCCCTGCCCGAGACGGGCGCGAATTATGGTCTCGACGGCGCCCGCGCGATCACGCCGGATCGCTGGCTCAACGAGGGCGACACCGTCACCGTCGGCGGCCTGGCCTTCGACATCTGGCACGCCCCCGGCCACTCCCCCGGCAGCGTCGTCTTCATGAGCCGCGATGCCCGCTTCGCCCTGGTCGGCGACGTGGTGTTCCAGGGGTCGGTCGGCCGGACCGACCTTCCCGGCGGCAGCCACGAGCAACTGATCCGGATGATCCGGGAGAAGGTGCTGCCGCTGGGCGACGACGTCGCCTTCATCCCCGGCCACGGGCCGACCGGAACGCTCGGACAGGAGCGGATGACGAACCCGTTCCTGCAAGGTTAA
- a CDS encoding branched-chain amino acid aminotransferase, with amino-acid sequence MSVIPFDEREGTIWFDGVMVPWRAAKIHVLSHGLHYGSSVFEGERAYGGRIFKSREHSERLRRSAQLLDFEVPYSVDQIEAAKAQVLATSGLQDAYLRPVAWRGSEMMGVAAQKNTIHLAIAAWEWPSYFDPATKMKGIRLDIADYRRPDPRTAPSTSKAAGLYMICTISKHRAENKGYADALMLDWEDNVAECTGANVFFIADGVLHTPQADRFLDGITRQTVIELAKRRGVEVIERRIRPEEMTGFSECFITGSAAEVTPVSEIGPYRFTPAALTKTLMDDYLAEVQPRAAAA; translated from the coding sequence ATGTCCGTGATTCCCTTCGATGAGCGCGAAGGCACGATCTGGTTCGACGGCGTCATGGTGCCTTGGCGCGCGGCGAAAATCCACGTGCTCAGCCACGGCCTCCACTACGGTTCGTCGGTGTTCGAGGGTGAGCGGGCCTATGGCGGCCGAATCTTCAAGAGCCGCGAGCATTCCGAGCGCCTGCGCCGTTCGGCCCAGCTCCTCGATTTCGAGGTTCCGTACTCGGTCGATCAGATCGAGGCAGCCAAGGCTCAGGTGCTGGCGACCAGCGGCCTCCAAGACGCCTACCTGCGCCCCGTGGCGTGGCGCGGCTCGGAGATGATGGGCGTCGCGGCGCAGAAGAACACCATCCATCTCGCCATCGCGGCTTGGGAATGGCCGAGCTACTTCGATCCGGCGACCAAGATGAAGGGCATCCGCCTCGACATCGCCGATTACCGCCGGCCCGATCCACGCACGGCGCCCTCCACCTCGAAGGCGGCGGGCCTCTACATGATCTGCACGATCTCCAAGCATCGGGCCGAGAACAAGGGTTATGCCGACGCGCTGATGCTCGACTGGGAGGACAACGTCGCCGAATGCACCGGCGCCAACGTCTTCTTCATCGCCGACGGTGTGCTCCATACGCCTCAGGCCGACCGCTTCCTCGACGGCATCACCCGCCAGACCGTGATCGAGCTCGCCAAGCGCCGCGGAGTCGAAGTGATCGAGCGGCGCATCCGCCCCGAGGAGATGACCGGCTTCTCCGAGTGCTTCATTACCGGTTCGGCCGCCGAGGTGACGCCGGTCTCCGAGATCGGCCCCTATCGCTTCACGCCGGCGGCGCTGACCAAGACGCTGATGGACGACTATCTCGCCGAGGTGCAGCCGCGGGCGGCCGCCGCCTGA
- a CDS encoding DUF3072 domain-containing protein, whose translation MTGKTTNKTTKDQAAAENPKVDPTDESNRIKDPDEWTTGAEPMTGAQASYLKTLSEQAKAPEAFEADLDKAEASKRIDALRKDTGKA comes from the coding sequence ATGACCGGCAAGACGACCAACAAAACCACCAAGGACCAAGCTGCGGCCGAGAACCCGAAGGTCGATCCGACCGACGAGTCGAACCGGATCAAGGATCCCGACGAGTGGACGACCGGCGCGGAGCCGATGACGGGCGCGCAGGCATCCTACCTCAAGACCCTGTCCGAGCAGGCCAAGGCACCGGAAGCCTTCGAGGCCGACCTCGACAAGGCGGAGGCCTCCAAGCGCATCGACGCCTTGCGCAAGGACACCGGCAAAGCCTGA
- a CDS encoding pyridoxal phosphate-dependent aminotransferase, with amino-acid sequence MLRVVPSFDRIGEENAFAVLARASALAAQGRDIVNLGIGQPDFATPAHIVEAGIKALRDGHHGYTPAIGIPPLREAVARDLHRRHGVEVSPDAVMIVPGGKVTMFMAILMFGEPGAEILYPDPGFPIYRSMIAFTGATPVPVPIREANGFAFSAEETLSLITERTRLLIVNSPANPTGGVTPKAEIDALVRGLAAHPGIAVLSDEIYGSMTYDGEAHVSLLAYPEIRDRLIALDGASKTYAMTGWRLGWSVWPKPLYDAARKLAVNSFSCVNAATQWAGIAALDGPQDCVAAMVAAFDRRRSLVVDGLNGLPNVSCITPKGAFYAFPNIARTGWKAKSLATALLDEAGVAVIGGPDFGVHGEGYLRLSYANSAENIARALERMNRFLSDRAPG; translated from the coding sequence ATGCTGCGTGTCGTGCCCTCCTTCGATCGGATCGGCGAGGAGAACGCCTTCGCCGTTCTCGCCCGTGCGAGCGCGCTCGCGGCGCAGGGCCGCGACATCGTCAATCTCGGCATCGGCCAGCCCGACTTCGCCACGCCGGCCCATATCGTCGAGGCCGGCATCAAGGCTCTGCGCGACGGCCATCACGGCTACACGCCGGCCATCGGCATCCCTCCGCTCCGTGAGGCGGTGGCGCGGGACCTCCATCGCCGCCACGGAGTCGAGGTCTCGCCCGATGCGGTGATGATCGTGCCGGGCGGCAAGGTCACCATGTTCATGGCGATCCTGATGTTCGGCGAGCCCGGTGCCGAGATCCTGTATCCCGATCCAGGCTTCCCGATCTACCGCTCGATGATCGCGTTCACCGGGGCAACCCCGGTGCCGGTGCCGATCCGCGAGGCCAACGGCTTCGCCTTCTCGGCGGAGGAGACACTCTCGCTGATCACGGAGCGCACACGCCTCCTGATCGTCAACTCGCCGGCCAACCCGACCGGCGGCGTCACGCCGAAGGCCGAGATCGACGCCCTCGTGCGAGGTCTCGCCGCCCATCCGGGCATCGCGGTGCTGTCCGACGAGATCTACGGCTCCATGACCTATGACGGGGAGGCGCATGTCTCGCTCCTCGCCTATCCCGAGATCCGCGACCGGCTGATCGCGCTCGACGGCGCCTCGAAGACCTACGCGATGACGGGGTGGCGGCTCGGGTGGTCGGTCTGGCCGAAGCCGCTCTACGACGCCGCCCGCAAGCTCGCCGTGAACTCCTTCTCCTGCGTGAACGCCGCCACGCAATGGGCCGGCATCGCCGCCCTCGACGGACCGCAGGACTGTGTCGCCGCGATGGTCGCCGCGTTCGATCGGCGTCGAAGCCTCGTCGTGGACGGGCTGAACGGCTTGCCGAACGTCTCGTGCATCACGCCCAAGGGCGCCTTCTACGCTTTCCCGAACATCGCTCGCACGGGGTGGAAGGCCAAGTCCCTGGCGACCGCGCTATTGGACGAAGCCGGCGTCGCGGTGATCGGCGGCCCTGATTTCGGCGTGCACGGCGAGGGCTACCTTCGGCTGTCCTACGCCAACTCTGCCGAGAACATCGCCCGGGCGCTGGAGCGGATGAACCGGTTCCTTTCCGACCGCGCGCCGGGCTGA
- a CDS encoding response regulator transcription factor produces the protein MSAESALKARPELPDHAPHILLVDDDRRVRELLSRFLSEQGFRVTAAANAAEARSRGQCFVFDALVLDVMMPGESGFDYARSVRETSRVPILMLTARSNPNDRVTGLEIGADDYLPKPFEPRELILRLNNIIRRHAALPDARFSGEGAVSFGPFSFRADRGELRRENEPVKITEREREILTMLSQARGGNVERETLAGNGGLAAERTIDVQINRLRRKIEPDPANPSFLHTVRGVGYRLAID, from the coding sequence ATGTCGGCCGAAAGCGCCCTCAAGGCGCGCCCCGAGCTTCCCGACCACGCGCCCCACATCCTACTGGTCGATGACGACCGGCGGGTGCGCGAACTCCTGTCCCGCTTCCTCTCGGAGCAGGGTTTCCGGGTCACCGCCGCGGCGAACGCGGCCGAGGCGCGCAGCCGTGGCCAGTGCTTCGTGTTCGACGCGCTCGTGCTCGACGTGATGATGCCCGGCGAGAGCGGTTTCGATTATGCCCGCTCGGTGCGCGAGACCTCACGCGTGCCGATCCTGATGCTGACGGCCCGCTCCAACCCCAACGACCGGGTCACGGGCCTGGAGATCGGCGCCGACGACTATCTGCCCAAGCCCTTCGAGCCGCGCGAGCTGATCCTGCGGCTCAACAACATCATCCGCCGCCACGCTGCCCTGCCGGATGCCCGTTTCTCGGGCGAAGGGGCTGTCAGCTTCGGCCCCTTCAGCTTCCGCGCCGACCGGGGTGAGCTGCGGCGCGAGAACGAGCCAGTGAAGATCACCGAGCGCGAGCGCGAAATCCTGACCATGCTGTCCCAGGCGCGCGGCGGCAATGTCGAACGCGAGACACTCGCGGGCAACGGCGGATTGGCAGCCGAGCGCACCATCGACGTGCAGATCAACCGTCTGCGCCGTAAGATCGAGCCGGACCCGGCCAATCCGAGCTTCCTGCACACCGTTCGCGGCGTCGGCTACCGCCTCGCCATCGATTGA
- a CDS encoding DUF1236 domain-containing protein, with product MKIKTLLAASAIALALPMAAQAQGTLRGAERGAQEGSDAAGPIGGIVGGAVGAATGTIGGILGVEDRPRFRSYVRERNVRSYDYDGRVVVGSTLPSSGVTYYEVPNDYNVTRGTRYTVVNDRPVLVDGRHRIIEVLD from the coding sequence ATGAAGATCAAGACCCTTCTCGCCGCTTCGGCCATCGCCCTCGCGCTGCCGATGGCAGCCCAGGCTCAGGGTACCCTGCGCGGTGCCGAACGTGGCGCCCAGGAAGGCTCCGATGCGGCTGGTCCGATCGGCGGCATCGTCGGTGGCGCGGTCGGCGCGGCCACGGGCACGATCGGCGGCATCCTCGGCGTCGAAGATCGCCCGCGCTTCCGCTCCTATGTCCGCGAGCGCAACGTCCGCTCCTACGATTATGACGGACGCGTCGTCGTCGGCTCCACCCTGCCGTCGTCGGGCGTGACCTACTACGAGGTCCCGAACGACTACAACGTGACCCGCGGCACCCGCTACACCGTGGTCAACGACCGTCCGGTGCTCGTGGATGGCCGCCACCGCATCATCGAAGTGCTCGACTAA
- a CDS encoding sigma-70 family RNA polymerase sigma factor has product MPDELIRSELPDDPGVIRVEAAKAVPRHLALALRDYFDLAEQAPLPSPLAALLRQFETALAAHGGQVETIFRDDLVKALPMLRTFAISLTANPTRADDLVQETMVKAWANRERFTPGTNFTAWLFTILRNQFYTEIRKGRREVEDADGIHAGTLTAHPDQEHAAGLRMVMNLIGTLPLPQRQALLLVGAEGFTYEEAAEQLGCQVGTVKSRVSRARAFLVDSFEGLPNGLSAARA; this is encoded by the coding sequence ATGCCCGACGAACTGATTCGCAGTGAATTGCCGGATGATCCCGGTGTAATACGGGTCGAAGCGGCAAAAGCCGTTCCGCGCCACTTGGCTCTCGCCTTGCGGGACTACTTCGATCTGGCGGAGCAAGCCCCGTTGCCGAGCCCGCTCGCTGCCCTGTTGCGACAGTTCGAGACGGCTCTCGCCGCCCATGGCGGGCAGGTCGAAACCATCTTCCGCGACGATCTGGTGAAGGCGCTACCGATGCTGCGCACCTTCGCGATCTCGCTCACCGCCAACCCGACCCGTGCCGACGATCTCGTTCAGGAGACGATGGTGAAGGCCTGGGCCAACCGGGAGCGATTCACGCCGGGCACGAACTTCACGGCCTGGCTGTTCACCATCCTGCGCAACCAGTTCTATACCGAGATCCGCAAGGGGCGCCGCGAAGTCGAGGATGCCGACGGCATCCACGCCGGGACGCTCACCGCTCACCCCGATCAGGAGCACGCGGCGGGACTGCGGATGGTGATGAACTTGATCGGCACCCTGCCGCTGCCGCAGCGGCAGGCGCTTCTGCTGGTCGGTGCCGAGGGCTTCACCTACGAGGAAGCGGCCGAGCAGCTCGGTTGCCAGGTCGGCACGGTCAAGAGCCGCGTCAGCCGCGCGCGGGCCTTCCTCGTCGATTCCTTCGAAGGTCTGCCGAACGGATTGTCGGCGGCACGGGCTTGA